DNA from Actinomycetota bacterium:
CAGAAGGCAGCATCAGGCCGATCAAGCCATGCTTGCCAAGGCGTTGGCTGAAGTCCGGATCAAAGCCGATCAACCATGAATCGCAGTGGGGAGTGAAGCTCTGCTGCGAACGTTCGGCTTCGACAAAGGATCGAATCTCAGAACGCAGGTCGGCCAAATCAGACATGCGGTCCTCCCTCCATTGCAGCAATCTCCTCGAAGTGCACTCTAGGTGGCGAACACACCTTTATGGTTTCGAATGTGACCGCCCGACATGAGCAGCGTGGACACATTTTGGTTATCACCATCGATCGCCCTGAGAAGCGCAATGCGATCAACAATGAAATCACCGAGGCCATCGATCTGGCGCTGAACGAGCTCGATGACAATCCGAATCTTTGGGCGGGTGTCATTACTGGCACGCCGTCAATGTTCTCCGCTGGAACAGACATGAGCTCGCGTGACGGCCGATCAACGCAGCGCGGCGGCGAGTATGGCCTCATTCGCCGCCAGCGTGTCAAACCACTGATTGCAGCGGTCGAAGGCAATGCACTCGGCGGCGGTTTCGAGATTGCCTTGGCCTGTGACCTGATTGTTGCCTCAACCACCGCGCGATTCGCGCTACCTGAAGTGCAAAGAGGAGTCATTGCGACGTCTGGTGCGCTGTTCCGGGCGATGAGAGCCCTGCCCATCAATGTTGCCCGCGAGATGTTGATCGCTGGAACGGTGCTCGATGCGGAGCGCGCCCACCAATTGGGACTGGTCTGTCAGGTCACTGAACCAGAGCAAGCATGCCAAGCCGCTGTCGATCTGGCCGAGCGCATCTGTGCCGCTTCGCCGCACTCGGTGCAGCAGACGCTGAAGGCCATCAATGCTCAATTGGCGCAGGACGATGCGCTTGGTTGGGAGGCGACACGCATTGCAGTTGAGGCTATTCTCCAATCCGAAGATATGGCCGAAGGCCTCGCGGCATTCTTCGAGAAGCGTCCGCCTCAATGGAAGGGTCGTTGATCATGCCGCCGGCCGAACTGAAAGAGCAGCGTCGCAGTCGAAGCATTGCGATGACACCAGAAGAGCGAGACGAGTTCCTGGAGTCTGAGCGTGTGTGTCGGGTGGCCTCAGTGGGTAGCGACGGCGCTCCGCACGTGACTCCCTTGTGGTTCATCTGGGATGGTACGCACCTGTGGCTCAACTCCATTGTGCGAAGTCAGCGATGGGCGGACTTGCAGAGTCAACCCCGCACCGCTGTGGTCATCGACGGTGGAGTCGAGTTCGTTGATCTGCACGGGGTTGAAATTGAAGGCTCAACCGAGGTTGTTGGTGACGTGCCGCGCACTGCTGAACCCAATGAGGAGTTGGCCCCGATCGAATTGGCGTTCGCACGCAAGTACGCCCGCAGTGATGTGTTCTATCCGGACGGTCGCCACGCCTGGTTACGGGTGGTGCCCAGCAAGATCAGCAGTTGGGATTTCAGGAAGAATCAGGCTTTGCGGAGCCCTCGCTGACGATCTGGATGAGTCGCCCGTAGTTGCGCACTATCCATTCATCCTCGGTGTCCGCCAGGAGCCGTTGAGTGCGCAGGCCGATCGCCAGGCCGATGACCAGGCAAGCGAGGAGTTCGACGCGCGATTCCAACTCGTCGCCGGGCGCAATCAGTGGAGTGACGTGCTCTAGGGCCCAGGCCCGAAACTCCTCTCTCTCGGCCTGTGGGTCAGGGGCATCTGCCGTGCGGAAGACCGCCTGCACCCATGGCTCAGCTGCGCCGGACTGACGTCGATCCAGCACTCGTTGGGCCCAGGCCTCTCCCACCCGTGAATGCGGAATGCTCGGGTCAAATGGTGGTGGCATGGTTGGGGCGGCGTCTTCATAGAGCTTGGCCTTGCTTCCACCGACCTTCATCACCATCGACGCAGACAGACCGGATTCAGCCGCAATCTGTCGGATGGTGACTGATGGATAACCACGTTCGGCGAAGAGCCGTCGAGCAGCATCGAGTACTACGTCACGCGAGTTGGGCTTCACTTGATCGCCTCATGTTGGTGGGTGAGTTCTTCCACGAGCGCCGGATCGATGGGTTCAAGTTCAAGATGAATCGGCCTTGGAATAGCCATCGCAACTAGGGCGCCAATGAGCGAGGCAGCCGCTGCGATCCAGAAGATGTGCTGGAAGGCTGCAAGTGAGGGCAAAGCCTGGCCGGCGACCGTCAAGGTGGTGATGGACAGAATCGAGGCCACGGCTGCACTGGATACCGAAGCGCCAACGCTTCGGAGCAGGGTATTCAGCCCATTGGCAGCAGCTGTTTCAGTCTCTGGGACTGAACCCATGATGAGAATTGGCATCGCCGCATAGGACACCGCAGTTCCTGCGGCGACGATGACTGCCGCAATCATGATGAGCGTGACTGTCTCGTGCATGAACCCTCGCAAAATGTAGCCAAAGGCCATGATCAAAGCGCCAGTGATCAGCGTGATCTTGGCACCGAATCTGCGCGTGACGCTGGCCGAGATGGGAGCCAGAATCACCATCGTCAAAGATGTCGGAATCATGGCGATGCCGGCTTGAAGGGGTGTCAAGCCGTGTCCGTAGCCAGTGATGGTGGGCATCTCCAGCATCTGCAGAGTGGAGAGCATGTTGGCGTACATCGCAAAGCCCATCACGATTGCGGAGATATTCGTCATGAGCACAGGTCGCTTCAAACTGATGCGTAGGTCTACCAGCGGCTGTTTGGTCTGAAACTCCCATGGCGCCCAGACAGCGAAGATCGCCGCACTGATCCCGAAGGTCAGAAGAGTCTGCTGACTGGTCCATCCCCACGATCCACCTTTGGAGATGCCGAGCAGGAGCGAAGTCAGAGCACCAGAAAGCAGAACTGCCCCGAGGTAGTCGAAGGTTCCGCCGGTGCGGATCTCTGACTCTCGCACCACGATCAGGATG
Protein-coding regions in this window:
- a CDS encoding TetR family transcriptional regulator; amino-acid sequence: MKPNSRDVVLDAARRLFAERGYPSVTIRQIAAESGLSASMVMKVGGSKAKLYEDAAPTMPPPFDPSIPHSRVGEAWAQRVLDRRQSGAAEPWVQAVFRTADAPDPQAEREEFRAWALEHVTPLIAPGDELESRVELLACLVIGLAIGLRTQRLLADTEDEWIVRNYGRLIQIVSEGSAKPDSS
- a CDS encoding enoyl-CoA hydratase-related protein, with protein sequence MVSNVTARHEQRGHILVITIDRPEKRNAINNEITEAIDLALNELDDNPNLWAGVITGTPSMFSAGTDMSSRDGRSTQRGGEYGLIRRQRVKPLIAAVEGNALGGGFEIALACDLIVASTTARFALPEVQRGVIATSGALFRAMRALPINVAREMLIAGTVLDAERAHQLGLVCQVTEPEQACQAAVDLAERICAASPHSVQQTLKAINAQLAQDDALGWEATRIAVEAILQSEDMAEGLAAFFEKRPPQWKGR
- a CDS encoding pyridoxamine 5'-phosphate oxidase family protein, which codes for MPPAELKEQRRSRSIAMTPEERDEFLESERVCRVASVGSDGAPHVTPLWFIWDGTHLWLNSIVRSQRWADLQSQPRTAVVIDGGVEFVDLHGVEIEGSTEVVGDVPRTAEPNEELAPIELAFARKYARSDVFYPDGRHAWLRVVPSKISSWDFRKNQALRSPR
- a CDS encoding MFS transporter: MRERLFTIKPKASMPLQQKRQYSPAAIIAVLAVSGMGVSLMHTLLVPLLSDLPELLNASTDDVSWVVTATLLAAAVATPTLSRLADMYGKQRIMLVCLGLLLAGSVLGALSNSLLLIIVARVLQGASSALIPIGISIMRDELPAEKLSAAVALMSATLGVGAAMGMPMAGIIFTTLGWHAVFWVSGLFAILMAIAILIVVRESEIRTGGTFDYLGAVLLSGALTSLLLGISKGGSWGWTSQQTLLTFGISAAIFAVWAPWEFQTKQPLVDLRISLKRPVLMTNISAIVMGFAMYANMLSTLQMLEMPTITGYGHGLTPLQAGIAMIPTSLTMVILAPISASVTRRFGAKITLITGALIMAFGYILRGFMHETVTLIMIAAVIVAAGTAVSYAAMPILIMGSVPETETAAANGLNTLLRSVGASVSSAAVASILSITTLTVAGQALPSLAAFQHIFWIAAAASLIGALVAMAIPRPIHLELEPIDPALVEELTHQHEAIK